One genomic segment of Pseudoalteromonas sp. GCY includes these proteins:
- a CDS encoding aldo/keto reductase, translated as MNANTRVLDPLVLGFWRLLDWQITPQENLRFLKQAIELGIRDTDHADIYGEYQCEAEFGKALALEPSIREHIRIITKCGIKPAFPSLGLAGKANHYNSSKAHIIAQAQQSLKHFGTDRLDVLLIHRPDYLMDADEVADAFNTLKQNGDVLHFGVSNFTPSQLGLLQSRLDFALVTNQIEFSPYEMKALDDGTLDQCQQLGMNPMLWSPLAGGRIFTSEDEKAKRLRAVLKQVGEEIGSTEIDQVIYAWLAMHPSKPATVLGTGNITRVASAFASQSLSMSREQWYRIWTASTGHSVP; from the coding sequence ATGAACGCAAACACCCGCGTACTTGACCCATTAGTATTGGGGTTTTGGCGGCTATTAGATTGGCAAATTACGCCGCAAGAAAATTTACGCTTTTTAAAGCAAGCGATTGAGCTTGGAATACGCGATACTGATCATGCTGATATTTACGGTGAGTATCAGTGTGAGGCGGAGTTTGGCAAAGCCTTAGCGCTTGAGCCTAGTATTCGAGAGCACATTCGGATCATCACTAAATGTGGCATTAAGCCCGCATTTCCGAGCTTGGGATTAGCGGGAAAGGCGAACCACTATAATTCGAGTAAGGCGCATATCATTGCCCAAGCGCAGCAGTCACTAAAGCATTTCGGCACGGATAGGCTAGATGTGCTGTTGATTCATCGCCCGGATTATCTGATGGATGCTGATGAAGTTGCCGATGCGTTTAATACCCTCAAACAAAACGGCGATGTGCTGCATTTTGGGGTCTCGAACTTTACACCCAGCCAGCTTGGCTTATTGCAATCGAGGCTCGATTTCGCTTTAGTGACCAACCAAATTGAGTTTTCACCTTATGAGATGAAAGCGCTTGACGATGGCACGCTTGATCAGTGCCAACAACTAGGTATGAACCCTATGCTGTGGTCGCCGCTGGCAGGGGGCAGGATATTCACCAGCGAAGATGAAAAAGCCAAACGACTGCGTGCGGTGCTAAAGCAAGTGGGTGAAGAGATTGGTAGCACTGAAATTGATCAAGTGATCTACGCATGGCTTGCCATGCATCCATCGAAACCTGCTACTGTGCTTGGAACGGGAAATATTACTCGAGTTGCCAGCGCGTTTGCTTCACAGTCACTTAGCATGAGTCGCGAGCAGTGGTATCGCATTTGGACGGCGTCTACCGGGCATAGCGTGCCATAA
- the purT gene encoding formate-dependent phosphoribosylglycinamide formyltransferase, whose amino-acid sequence MKIKPLGTPFSATACKVLLCGGGELGKEVVIEFKRLGAEVIVLDRYDNAPAMQVADRSYTLSMLDGEKLKAIIEQEQPDYIVPEIEAIATDKLVELEAEGYTVVPTAKATQLTMNREGIRRLAAETLGLATSPYQFVDTLADFNAAVARIGMPCVVKPIMSSSGKGQSVIKSAADIEAAWHYAQEGGRAGQGRVIVEGFVDFDYEITLLTVRHIDGTSFCEPIGHVQQDGDYQQSWQPQQMSALALERSKAMAEKVTEALGGRGLFGVELFIKGDEVYFSEVSPRPHDTGMVTLISQDLSEFALHARAILGLPIPTIHFYGPSASSVILVEGGSTQLQFNNLAQALAEPLTDIRLFGKPEVSGKRRMGVALARSDSAESAVEKAKQVVAKVGITL is encoded by the coding sequence ATGAAAATCAAACCTCTGGGCACGCCCTTTTCGGCAACTGCTTGCAAAGTATTACTCTGCGGTGGTGGCGAGTTAGGAAAGGAAGTCGTTATCGAATTTAAGCGCTTAGGTGCTGAAGTGATAGTCTTAGATCGCTACGACAATGCGCCAGCGATGCAAGTGGCAGATCGCAGCTATACCTTGTCTATGTTGGATGGTGAAAAACTCAAAGCGATTATTGAACAAGAGCAACCTGATTATATCGTGCCGGAAATCGAAGCCATTGCGACGGATAAGCTGGTGGAATTAGAGGCTGAAGGTTACACGGTTGTGCCAACCGCCAAAGCGACTCAACTGACCATGAATCGCGAAGGGATCCGCCGTCTTGCCGCTGAAACGCTTGGGCTTGCCACTTCACCCTATCAATTTGTTGACACCTTGGCAGACTTTAATGCTGCTGTCGCGCGTATCGGCATGCCGTGTGTGGTTAAGCCTATCATGAGCTCGTCAGGTAAAGGGCAAAGTGTGATTAAAAGTGCCGCGGATATCGAAGCGGCTTGGCACTACGCTCAAGAGGGTGGGCGTGCAGGTCAGGGCAGAGTGATTGTGGAAGGTTTTGTTGATTTTGACTATGAAATTACGCTGCTAACCGTACGCCATATCGATGGCACGAGTTTTTGTGAGCCAATTGGACATGTGCAACAAGACGGTGATTATCAGCAAAGCTGGCAGCCGCAGCAGATGTCAGCACTCGCGCTAGAGCGCAGTAAAGCGATGGCTGAAAAAGTCACGGAAGCACTGGGCGGTCGGGGTCTGTTTGGCGTTGAACTCTTTATTAAGGGTGATGAAGTTTACTTCAGCGAAGTCTCACCAAGGCCACATGATACCGGCATGGTCACGCTTATCTCGCAAGATTTAAGTGAGTTTGCGCTGCATGCTCGGGCAATTTTAGGTTTGCCTATTCCCACTATTCACTTCTATGGGCCATCAGCATCTAGCGTGATCCTTGTCGAAGGGGGATCAACACAATTACAGTTCAACAATCTTGCACAAGCGCTTGCAGAGCCACTAACGGATATTCGTTTGTTTGGTAAACCAGAGGTGAGTGGCAAGCGCAGAATGGGTGTGGCGTTAGCGCGCTCAGACTCGGCTGAAAGTGCTGTCGAGAAAGCCAAGCAAGTGGTTGCAAAAGTAGGAATTACGTTATGA
- a CDS encoding non-ribosomal peptide synthetase, with protein MTAQSPIDYSTQPQILLTQAFSQYANKVALVFNGTQVTYQTLEERVTRVAANIQQQANLSQSQSPYVALYLERGIDMVVGILAAIKSGLGYIPISTEAPKARCEFILEDSQPALIVTHGHYQSLPQFGHTPQVLIESPATQSFVTPDYKMSDIAYVIYTSGTTGTPKGVEVPYQNLLYLAESQIGRFELDQLDRVMMFASYIFDASVFELLVHIMLGQTVFVTTETERRDAKALSRLISKNAIQFGAIPPALLALMDPRDLRSMRKLIVAGETPNLEMLSRLSEVTRVFNGYGPTEYTVCTCANEYTNADSEFNIGQPFVNTRLYVLDEQLQQVADGAIGELYISGAGLAKGYLNRPELTKSRFIANPYYQAEVDPVHFARLYKTGDLVSFDGDNYHFVGRNDNQIKLRGFRIELGEIEKVVVQHEAVKLASCQVVQRGNAKFLVAFIVPHSKPTADLGQHINQLAEKLLPDYMLPDHYQCLDALPMTENGKVDSRALANYELSSQQDQAQDQLSQEQQAFLAQFQGFCLPGLGWQQDFFQQGGDSISAINLSNQLFQQLGLSVPTHLIYRYRSAGQVWQAMQTQHFETIAIPKRGADFEEVAPLSLQQRAIWFLAKADPNDKAYHAKCTITFSGDLNVPALQGALQDIVDNHAIFRTSYDLHEPLQYIAKHYQQDVPYFDFSEYQEAQALAEVDKLVNGHMNDIFAIDQLPLARWAIVKISESKHVLIHIEHHLVHDGWSSNIFLDHLFSCYKQRLHGASQGTLPEITQYADYAAYQHQWLGTEQAELQRQFWKAQLQDAPSRINLPVSRLGETATERGRAHRVKLPRSLWNNLKAYSQAHQITPFAVALAALNIVLSRFSGDQDICIGSGVANRGYTNVDDTIGMLVSTVVARVQQTPEMSVEQLVQHCFEVSNDMLANQTLPFTEVVADVNPERIKGVNPLFQICFSFHDSPLPELTLPGLDDIEYFEAISSQAAKFEINIVVLTRMGQDQDDSVTMLWEFDLNRYDPWFIDALSDNFSHILAQLISVDGQLPLEQLSLQSHIEHDVQIAQHQSQDLLSLFTHHAQSRNQQTALITSQTELSYQELSTRSDSLAARILQQYGTLEYIGLYLQPGIDTVVAMLAIMKAGAAYVPLSPRAPAARNAFIIDDAQLKLVLTNTISQQSLSENEQSNWPLLNLDNTFAPCDIALYQPSPDSAAYIIYTSGTTGQPKGVIQSHKNVARLLSASQPLYHFNSEDTWVLYHDTIFDFSVWEIWGALCHGGRLFIPSYEEARDSFGFVKQCEQFAVTVLNQTPSAFYNFSDVAISAAASLDSLSTVIFGGEQLNYDKLSPWWQRFGQRIQLVNMYGITETTVHVTYQPLHPNMNTQIADIGVPLNDMQAWVLDSQLRPVPVGCPGELFISGAGLAIGYLNQPELSATRFFELTLNGKLTRVYKTGDNARLLPSGHLEYLGRLDNQVKIRGHRIELGEVESQLLSCSGVKEAAVITYTRQNQTALSGYAVMENHAYFDAELLLNHLRTQLPAYMVPDSIIQLTAMPLTVNGKLDSKALPLPQMSSSNQYAAPRTALEQTLCQIWQTTLELEQVGIHDNFYRLGGNSILAVQLVRNAQKWHQIAIPLSAIIANPSIAALAQYLDTIELGDITQSQDAPATTSSQVMEL; from the coding sequence ATGACCGCCCAGTCTCCTATTGATTACAGCACTCAGCCGCAGATCTTATTAACGCAAGCATTCAGCCAATACGCCAATAAAGTCGCACTGGTATTTAACGGCACGCAAGTCACCTATCAAACACTTGAAGAGCGGGTAACACGAGTCGCCGCGAATATTCAGCAACAAGCGAACCTGAGCCAATCTCAATCGCCTTATGTGGCACTATATCTCGAGCGTGGCATTGATATGGTCGTGGGGATCTTAGCGGCAATCAAATCAGGATTGGGTTATATCCCTATTTCCACTGAGGCACCCAAAGCTCGCTGCGAGTTTATTCTTGAAGATAGCCAACCGGCGCTTATCGTCACCCATGGGCATTATCAATCGCTGCCACAATTTGGCCACACACCTCAAGTGTTGATCGAATCTCCTGCAACGCAATCCTTTGTTACTCCTGATTATAAAATGAGTGATATTGCCTATGTGATCTACACCTCGGGCACCACTGGCACGCCAAAAGGCGTAGAAGTACCTTACCAAAACTTACTTTATTTAGCCGAGTCACAAATTGGCCGCTTTGAACTAGACCAACTTGACCGCGTTATGATGTTTGCCTCTTATATTTTCGATGCCAGTGTATTTGAGCTGCTCGTGCATATCATGTTGGGCCAAACTGTATTTGTAACGACAGAAACCGAGCGACGAGATGCCAAAGCGCTAAGCCGATTGATCTCAAAAAATGCGATTCAATTTGGCGCTATCCCTCCTGCATTGCTGGCTTTGATGGATCCCCGAGATTTGCGCTCTATGCGCAAATTAATCGTCGCTGGAGAAACCCCAAATCTAGAAATGCTATCTCGACTTTCAGAAGTCACGCGAGTGTTTAACGGTTATGGTCCTACCGAATATACCGTGTGCACCTGCGCCAATGAATATACCAATGCCGACTCCGAATTTAATATTGGTCAACCCTTTGTGAATACCAGACTTTATGTGCTAGATGAGCAATTGCAACAAGTAGCCGATGGCGCTATCGGTGAGCTCTATATTAGTGGTGCGGGTTTAGCAAAAGGATACTTAAACCGTCCAGAACTCACAAAATCTCGATTTATCGCAAACCCCTATTATCAAGCAGAAGTAGACCCTGTGCACTTCGCTAGACTTTATAAAACTGGCGACTTAGTAAGTTTTGACGGTGATAATTATCATTTTGTTGGTCGTAATGACAACCAAATTAAGCTACGCGGATTTCGTATTGAGTTAGGTGAAATAGAAAAAGTTGTTGTCCAACATGAGGCGGTAAAACTTGCAAGCTGCCAAGTAGTACAACGAGGTAATGCTAAGTTCTTGGTGGCATTTATCGTTCCTCATAGTAAACCTACAGCAGACCTTGGACAACATATCAACCAGTTAGCAGAAAAGTTACTGCCAGACTATATGCTGCCTGATCACTATCAATGTTTAGACGCACTACCCATGACCGAAAATGGGAAGGTAGATAGCCGCGCACTCGCTAATTACGAATTAAGTAGCCAACAAGACCAAGCGCAAGATCAGCTTAGCCAAGAACAACAAGCTTTTTTAGCACAGTTTCAAGGTTTCTGTTTGCCAGGCCTTGGCTGGCAACAAGATTTTTTCCAACAAGGTGGTGACTCCATCTCTGCAATCAACCTTAGCAACCAGTTATTTCAGCAGCTCGGCTTAAGCGTGCCAACACACCTAATTTATCGCTATCGTAGTGCTGGACAAGTATGGCAGGCAATGCAAACTCAACACTTTGAAACCATTGCGATTCCAAAGCGCGGTGCTGATTTTGAGGAGGTCGCCCCGCTATCACTGCAACAACGCGCGATTTGGTTTTTAGCCAAAGCCGACCCAAACGATAAAGCCTATCATGCAAAGTGTACAATCACCTTCAGTGGCGATCTAAATGTACCTGCACTACAAGGTGCATTACAGGATATCGTTGATAACCATGCGATTTTCCGTACTAGCTACGACTTACATGAGCCGCTGCAGTATATTGCAAAGCACTACCAGCAAGACGTGCCTTACTTTGATTTTAGTGAGTATCAAGAAGCACAAGCATTAGCTGAGGTCGACAAACTCGTTAATGGTCATATGAATGATATTTTTGCGATTGACCAATTACCGCTGGCACGCTGGGCAATTGTAAAAATTAGCGAATCTAAACATGTACTTATTCATATTGAACATCACTTAGTACATGATGGTTGGTCTTCTAACATATTCCTTGATCACCTCTTTAGTTGTTATAAACAGCGCTTGCATGGCGCAAGCCAAGGTACTTTGCCTGAAATCACACAATACGCCGATTACGCGGCCTATCAGCATCAATGGTTGGGAACAGAGCAAGCCGAGTTGCAACGTCAATTTTGGAAAGCACAACTACAAGATGCACCGAGCCGTATTAACTTGCCAGTTTCTCGCCTCGGCGAAACCGCAACCGAACGTGGTCGCGCACACCGGGTTAAACTGCCTCGTTCGCTATGGAACAATTTAAAAGCCTACAGCCAAGCGCATCAGATCACGCCATTCGCCGTTGCCCTTGCGGCATTAAATATTGTCCTTTCGCGCTTTAGTGGCGATCAGGATATTTGTATTGGTTCTGGCGTTGCAAACCGAGGCTACACCAATGTGGATGATACCATTGGTATGCTCGTCAGCACCGTAGTGGCGCGAGTTCAGCAAACACCAGAAATGTCTGTTGAACAACTGGTACAGCATTGTTTCGAAGTCAGTAACGACATGCTGGCCAATCAAACCCTACCATTTACCGAAGTCGTCGCGGACGTAAACCCTGAGCGCATCAAAGGCGTCAACCCGTTATTCCAGATCTGTTTTAGCTTCCATGATTCACCACTGCCAGAGCTCACGCTTCCGGGGTTAGATGATATTGAGTATTTCGAGGCGATCAGCAGTCAAGCGGCTAAGTTTGAGATTAATATCGTGGTGCTTACCCGTATGGGGCAAGATCAGGATGATTCGGTCACTATGTTATGGGAGTTTGACTTAAACCGCTACGATCCTTGGTTTATCGATGCCTTAAGTGACAACTTTAGTCATATTCTCGCGCAACTTATCAGCGTTGATGGGCAATTACCACTTGAGCAGTTGAGTTTACAAAGCCATATTGAGCACGATGTTCAAATAGCGCAGCACCAAAGCCAAGATTTGCTGTCACTATTTACGCATCACGCGCAGTCTCGCAACCAGCAAACTGCACTTATCACCAGTCAAACGGAGTTAAGCTATCAGGAGTTAAGTACTCGATCAGACAGCCTTGCGGCACGTATTCTTCAGCAGTATGGTACGCTTGAGTATATCGGCCTATATCTGCAGCCCGGCATTGACACTGTGGTTGCAATGCTCGCCATCATGAAAGCTGGCGCCGCTTATGTGCCGCTATCGCCAAGAGCGCCAGCTGCCCGCAATGCTTTTATTATTGACGATGCTCAGCTCAAGTTAGTATTAACTAACACCATAAGTCAGCAAAGCTTGAGCGAAAATGAGCAATCAAATTGGCCACTGTTAAACTTGGATAATACATTCGCGCCTTGCGATATTGCACTTTACCAACCGTCGCCTGATTCTGCAGCCTACATAATTTATACCTCAGGTACGACAGGCCAACCTAAAGGCGTTATTCAAAGCCATAAAAATGTTGCGCGCTTGCTATCTGCCAGTCAACCGCTTTACCACTTTAATAGCGAAGATACTTGGGTGCTTTATCACGATACGATTTTTGACTTTAGTGTTTGGGAAATATGGGGAGCACTGTGTCATGGCGGTCGGTTGTTTATTCCAAGCTACGAAGAAGCAAGAGACAGTTTTGGTTTTGTAAAGCAGTGTGAGCAATTTGCTGTCACCGTGCTTAACCAAACTCCCAGTGCATTCTATAATTTTAGTGACGTTGCCATTTCTGCGGCGGCGTCGCTCGATAGCCTTAGCACTGTGATCTTTGGTGGTGAGCAGCTCAACTACGATAAACTGAGCCCTTGGTGGCAACGCTTTGGTCAGCGTATTCAATTGGTCAATATGTACGGTATTACTGAAACCACGGTACATGTCACCTATCAACCTTTACACCCTAACATGAATACCCAGATTGCTGACATTGGCGTGCCGCTCAATGATATGCAGGCTTGGGTGCTGGATAGTCAGTTACGTCCCGTACCTGTGGGTTGTCCTGGAGAGCTGTTTATCTCTGGTGCAGGTTTGGCGATTGGGTATTTGAATCAACCAGAGCTGAGCGCTACTCGCTTTTTCGAGCTAACGCTCAATGGCAAACTCACCCGCGTTTACAAAACCGGTGATAACGCCAGATTATTACCAAGCGGTCATTTAGAATACCTAGGTCGTTTGGATAACCAAGTGAAGATCAGGGGTCATCGTATCGAGCTTGGTGAAGTCGAATCCCAATTGCTCAGCTGTAGCGGTGTTAAAGAAGCAGCAGTGATCACCTATACACGCCAAAATCAAACAGCGCTAAGTGGCTATGCTGTGATGGAAAACCATGCTTATTTTGACGCCGAGCTATTACTTAACCATCTACGAACGCAGCTGCCAGCATATATGGTACCGGATAGCATCATCCAACTCACGGCGATGCCACTCACCGTAAACGGAAAGCTAGATAGCAAAGCACTACCGCTACCGCAGATGTCATCATCAAACCAATACGCTGCTCCGCGCACAGCGCTTGAACAGACGCTTTGCCAAATTTGGCAAACCACATTAGAACTGGAACAAGTCGGTATCCATGATAATTTCTATCGTCTAGGTGGTAACTCCATCTTAGCAGTGCAGCTCGTGCGCAATGCCCAGAAATGGCACCAGATTGCGATCCCGTTATCAGCGATCATTGCCAACCCATCGATTGCGGCTCTGGCGCAATACCTAGACACCATAGAGCTGGGTGATATCACCCAATCTCAAGACGCACCTGCCACCACCTCTTCGCAGGTGATGGAGCTATAG